The Cognatishimia activa nucleotide sequence TCTTGAAAGACTGCTGGAAAGACACGCCCCCGCCTCAAATTGACGAATCCTAAAAGTCATCGTGATGATCTAGGCACAACGCGGTTAAAAATTGCTTCTTCTAGACCGTAGAAGAGGAAACTCCCGCTTGATTTTTGGCGCGCAACGCAATATGTGCCGCCCGGAAGATTAATTGGGCCATATTGAGGCCCCTAAACATAGAAGGCGCCTCGAGATGGCAAAGGAAAAGTTTGAGCGTTCCAAACCGCACTGCAACATCGGCACAATCGGCCACGTTGACCACGGTAAAACAACACTGACAGCGGCAATCACCAAGCAATTTGGTGACTTCAAAGCGTACGACGAAATCGACGGCGCACCAGAAGAAAAAGCACGCGGCATCACCATCTCCACAGCGCACGTGGAATACGAAACCGAAGCACGTCACTACGCACACGTTGACTGCCCAGGCCACGCTGACTACGTGAAAAACATGATCACCGGTGCGGCGCAGATGGACGGCGCGATCCTGGTTGTGAACGCAGCTGACGGCCCAATGCCACAGACTCGTGAGCACATCCTGCTGGGCCGCCAGGTTGGTATCCCTGCGATGGTTGTTTTCATGAACAAAGTTGACCAGGTTGACGACGAAGAGCTGCTCGAGCTGGTTGAAATGGAAATCCGCGAGCTGCTGTCTGAGTACGAATTCCCAGGCGACGACATCCCTGTGATTGCAGGCTCCGCTCTGGCGGCTCTGGAAGATCGCGACGACAACATCGGCAAAGAGAAAATCGCTGAGCTGATGGCTGCTGTTGATGAGTACATCCCACAGCCACCACGTGCGACTGACCAGCCGTTCCTGATGCCAATCGAAGACGTGTTCTCGATCTCTGGCCGCGGTACTGTTGTGACTGGCCGTGTTGAGCGTGGCGTGATCAACGTTGGCGACGAAATCGAAATCGTTGGCATCAAAGACACTCAGAAAACCACATGTACTGGTGTTGAAATGTTCCGCAAGCTGCTTGACTCCGGTGAAGCGGGCGACAACATCGGCGCGCTGCTGCGTGGTGTTGACCGTGAAGCGGTTGAGCGTGGCCAGGTTCTGTGTAAGCCAGGTTCCGTACAGCCTCACACCAAGTTCGAAGCAGAAGCATACATTCTGACCAAAGAAGAAGGTGGTCGTCACACCCCATTCTTCGCGAACTACCGTCCACAGTTCTACTTCCGTACAACTGACGTAACCGGCACCGTAAACCTGCCATCCGGCACAGAAATGGTTATGCCAGGCGACAACCTGAAGTTCGACGTAGAGCTGATCGCACCAATCGCGATGGAAGCAGGTCTGCGCTTCGCGATCCGCGAAGGTGGCCGCACCGTTGGTTCCGGTGTTGTTTCTAAGATCACTGAGTAAGATCGTGGCTTGGGCCCGCTAGGGCCCAAACATGATCAGGCGGTAAGTGAATTGCGTAGCAATTCATTGAAAGCCAATCAGGTGATTGTGAATAGAGAAGGCCGCCCAATGGGCGGCCTTTTTCGTTTGGTGATTTTTAGGTCGTCACCGGCCGGTCAGAAAGCGTTGTGTAAGGTGTTTGGTAAGCAAACTATTTGACGTTCTAACTTAACGAATGTGTACTTGAGCAATTCATACGCCCGCAATGAGTTGAGATTGTTAAATTGTTTTATGAACTACCGCCGATTTTGAATTTTTTGGTTCTTGTTGCCCCAATTATCTGTTTTCGCATCAAGGATTTTTGGAACTTTCGAATATCTAAGCAGTTCCAAACTGAGCGTGAAAACTACGGAACGTATTGGTGGTATCGAACACGTGCCCCACGAAATCCGAACTTTGGTTTGTATTTCCTTCAAGCTGTATGGGCGGTAGTGTTGCTCATTCCCATCAGCTGACGTTGCTCTTGAGGCTAATTCCCGAAACTTGGAAAGCCCGGAACAAGGCCGTAGCGCCGCCGGGCAGCGCTCGACCTCCCGTCAAACCGAAGGTTTGCCTCCGGCAAAACGAGAGCGCTTTCGCAACGCTTCGCCATACGCGTCCTCAGATCAAAAGCGGATAAATAAACCACCCCACGAGAACGGCTCGATGCCTCCCTAGGTCGGGCGTTTCTCAGCGCCTCGGCATATTTAGGGTGCGTGAAATCACGCACCCTACGTTTGTGACCTGATAAAAAGCAGACTTAGCTGCCCGGCAGGATCACCTTGTCGATCACGTGGATCACGCCGTTGCTAGCGACGATGTCTGCTGCAGCAACGCTTGCGTCGTTGATCATGACGCCATTATCAAGATCGATTGTGATTTCGCCGCCCTGAACAGTCGCTGCGGTCATGTCATCAACCAGATCCGTCGACATCACTTTGCCTGGCACAACATGATAGGTCAGGATCGCGACCAACTGGTCTTTATTCTCTGGCTTCAACAGGCTCTCAACCGTACCGTCTGGCAGTGCTGCGAAGGCTTCATCAGTAGGAGCAAAGACGGTGAAGGGGCCATCGCCCTTGAGCGTATCCACAAGACCTGCAGCCTGAACAGCCGCCACCAATGTTCCAAACTGGCCAGCACCAACGGCTGTGTCGACAATGTCTTTTGAGCTGCCACCAGCGAGGGCAGGTGATGTTAGAAGTGCTGCGATTGCAAAGGTTGTTGCACGGATCATGTTCATTTCTCCCGTAAGATAAGATTCATCCGACGCCGAATGTGGCATCAAAGTCTCTACGACGGGATCCTGCGATTGGATCATTGGGAGTAAGTGGGTGACTGAAGATATCGGTATTGAAATATCGGAGATCCGCGCTAAGCCCGTGTCTTAGAAAATTTCCAGTCAATCTATTGTGATTGAGACCGGATCAGCCGGGTTTAAGAGCTGATTGGTACTCTGAGTGATGGATATTCCGTCTGCCGGACATTAATGTTCTCATTCAGTGAGCGTCATTAGGCTCAAAAATCATGTGAATTGCACAAATTAGCAAATAGGTTTCTGCAAGTGCGAAATTTCTGACATGGACATCTAGTATCTGCGAATTATGAGACTAGAAGGGCGTCAGTATTCTTGGGTAGATCGCGCGACTCGTTTTGCTATTGCCCTGAATCCACAACAAAAGCTTACAAAGGAAATCACATGGTTCTGACTTGCCAGGACGTCATGGTTTCACCTGACCGCCAAATCACCGTGACACCCGACACGAGTGTTCGCGACGCCTTTCAACTCTTTAAAAAACACCGAGCGCGTTTTCTGCCAGTGGTGGATGAAAGTGGGAAATATCATGGGGTCTTTACAGCCCCGACTTTGCTGAAACTGTTGCTGCCGCGCGCTGCGACCATTGGCATGAATTCTGAAAGTACTCGAGTGCCGATCGGCAGCCTTGGTTTCATGAGCCTCACGAAAGAAGATTTCCAAGCAGAGCTGGAAAATCTGAAAGACGAAACTGTGCGTGACAATATGTCGAGCCCGGTGAATATCCCTGTCGTGGCACCAACGACGCCGATCATGGAAGGTATATTCCTTTACTACAAATACAAACGCCACGTGGTTCTGGTTGATCCAGATACCGGTCGATTTGTCGGTACTGTCAGCAGCAACTCGCTGCTCGATAAAACTCTCGGCTAACGCTTACTTCCTATTCGGACCTGAAAATGTCTCAAACGTCTCATGCGCATGGCGCATCTTCGCATGGCGAGGGTTTTTCCTTGCCTGAATTGCTGGGTGTCGATCCACTTTGGGTGGCCACCGGTATTCTGATCCTGACCTACGCGGTTTTGATCACTGAAAAAGTGAACCGCGCAATCCTAGCGATGCTGGGCGCCTCGCTGATGGTGCTCTTAGGAATTATCAACCAAGCACAGGCTGTTGCCGGGGTGGATGCCAATACTTTGGCGCTGCTGATTGGTATGATGGTAATCGTAGGGATCACTTCAAAAAGCGGTCTGTTCCAATATGTAGCGATCGTTTCGGCCAAATGGGTGAAGGCCAATCCCACCGGCATTCTGATCATGTTGACCCTGATCACAGCTGTCTTCTCGGCCTTGTTGGATAACGTGACGACCGTTTTGTTGATTGCACCGATCACATTGCTGATCACGGATGCTCTGGAAACAAAGGTGTTTCCGTTCTTCTTGGCTGAAATATTGGCGTCAAACGTCGGCGGTACAGCAACTCTGATTGGTGACCCGCCAAACATCATCATTGGCTCTGCTGCGGATCTATCTTTTATGCAGTTCGTTTATAACCTCGCGCCGATATCTGCCATCTGCTTGGTGGTATTGACAGTCATTATCTACTTCATGAACCGCAAAGCTCTGGCGCGCATCCCACAATCCGCGCAAGAACGCATCATGCAGTTCAACGAGAAAGAAGCGATCACCGATCACGTTCTCCTAGTGAAATCACTGGCGGTTTTGGCCCTGACTTTGATTGGCTTCACAGCAGGTCATGGCCACGGTATTCAGCCGGGCACATCTGCGCTGGCAGGCGCGGGTCTGCTGATGCTTTTGGCTTATGGTCATCAGCACGGTGAGGAACAGTCTGAATCGGTTCATCACATCTTTGGTGAAGTCGAGTGGATCACCATTTTCTTCTTCGGTGGTTTGTTTGTTATTGTTGCAGGTGTGGAGCACGTTGGCCTGCTGGAGTTCTTTGGCCAGAAGGTTCTGGAATTCACCGAAGGCGACATGCGTATGACTGCGCTGCTGATCTTCTGGGCGTCAGGTATCCTGTCCGCCATTCTTGATAACATCCCATTCGTGGCAACCATGATCCCGCTGATTGAATCCACAGCCGACAGTTTTGGCGGACCGGATGCGATCGAGCCACTGTGGTGGTCCCTCGCTCTTGGTGCTTGTCTTGGCGGCAACGGTACACTGTTGGGAGCGAGCGCGAACCTCACGGTTGCAGCTTTCGCAGAGAAGGCCAAGCAACCTATCGGGTTCTTGAAATTCATGATGTACGCCTTTCCAATCATGCTACTGACTCTAGCGATGGCGCATTTCTACATAGATTGGCGCTATTTCTAAGATTTCATGAGACACAAGTTGAAGGGCGCCCTGCTGGGCGCCCTTTTTTTTGGCGCCAGTTAGCTCAAAGACGGGTTTTGCAAAAAATTCATGTGTTTTTTTAAATCCGTTGTCTAAGTTGGGTTTTTTATCTAACGGTCAAAATCAACTACAACGGGGTTCCCTCATGACTATTAAGCTTTCCCGTCGCGGTTTTCTTGGCACCACTGCCGGTGCTGGTTTTATCGCGCTTCATCCGTTCTCCGCACATGCTTCTGCCACCCAGGCGCACCTGCGCATTATGGAAACCACTGACTTGCACGTGCATGTCTTCCCTTATGATTATTACGCCGACAAAGAGCGCGACACCGTTGGCCTTGCGCGCACCGCTGCCATCGTAAAAGAGATCCGTGCCGAGGCGACGAACTCTCTGCTGGTTGACAATGGCGACTTCCTGCAAGGCAACCCGATGGGCGATTACATTGCTTACGAGAAGGGCTTGAAAGAGGGTGACGTGCACCCAGTCATCAAAGCGATGAACGTTGTAGGATTCGATGCCTCTACTCTGGGCAACCACGAGTTCAACTATGGCCTCGACTTTCTGATGAAGTCCTTGGCGGGTGCTGACTTCCCTGTCGTTTCCGCAAACGTTGCGAAAGAGCTGGGCTCTGATCCGACAAAAGACACCACTCTGATCAAACCATATGTGATCGTTGACAAAGAGATCGTCGACGGCGCTGGCATGAAGCACATGATCAAAGTTGGTATGATCGGTTTTGTGCCTCCACAAATCATGAACTGGGACCGCCGTCATCTGGAAGGCAAGGTTCAGGCACGTGACATCATCGCGACTGCAAAAGCCTATGTGCCTCAGATGAAGGAAGAGGGTGCTGACCTCATCATCGCGCTGTCCCACTCTGGTATTGGTGGTGCGGAAGCTGTGGACGGCATGGAAAACGCATCTGTGCCTCTGGCGCGCATTCCGGGGATCGATGCTATCGTCACCGGCCACCATCACCGTGTGTTCCCATCCAAGGACTACGGCGATGTCGCTGGTGTCGATG carries:
- the tuf gene encoding elongation factor Tu, with translation MAKEKFERSKPHCNIGTIGHVDHGKTTLTAAITKQFGDFKAYDEIDGAPEEKARGITISTAHVEYETEARHYAHVDCPGHADYVKNMITGAAQMDGAILVVNAADGPMPQTREHILLGRQVGIPAMVVFMNKVDQVDDEELLELVEMEIRELLSEYEFPGDDIPVIAGSALAALEDRDDNIGKEKIAELMAAVDEYIPQPPRATDQPFLMPIEDVFSISGRGTVVTGRVERGVINVGDEIEIVGIKDTQKTTCTGVEMFRKLLDSGEAGDNIGALLRGVDREAVERGQVLCKPGSVQPHTKFEAEAYILTKEEGGRHTPFFANYRPQFYFRTTDVTGTVNLPSGTEMVMPGDNLKFDVELIAPIAMEAGLRFAIREGGRTVGSGVVSKITE
- a CDS encoding fasciclin domain-containing protein: MIRATTFAIAALLTSPALAGGSSKDIVDTAVGAGQFGTLVAAVQAAGLVDTLKGDGPFTVFAPTDEAFAALPDGTVESLLKPENKDQLVAILTYHVVPGKVMSTDLVDDMTAATVQGGEITIDLDNGVMINDASVAAADIVASNGVIHVIDKVILPGS
- a CDS encoding HPP family protein, with protein sequence MVLTCQDVMVSPDRQITVTPDTSVRDAFQLFKKHRARFLPVVDESGKYHGVFTAPTLLKLLLPRAATIGMNSESTRVPIGSLGFMSLTKEDFQAELENLKDETVRDNMSSPVNIPVVAPTTPIMEGIFLYYKYKRHVVLVDPDTGRFVGTVSSNSLLDKTLG
- a CDS encoding ArsB/NhaD family transporter — its product is MSQTSHAHGASSHGEGFSLPELLGVDPLWVATGILILTYAVLITEKVNRAILAMLGASLMVLLGIINQAQAVAGVDANTLALLIGMMVIVGITSKSGLFQYVAIVSAKWVKANPTGILIMLTLITAVFSALLDNVTTVLLIAPITLLITDALETKVFPFFLAEILASNVGGTATLIGDPPNIIIGSAADLSFMQFVYNLAPISAICLVVLTVIIYFMNRKALARIPQSAQERIMQFNEKEAITDHVLLVKSLAVLALTLIGFTAGHGHGIQPGTSALAGAGLLMLLAYGHQHGEEQSESVHHIFGEVEWITIFFFGGLFVIVAGVEHVGLLEFFGQKVLEFTEGDMRMTALLIFWASGILSAILDNIPFVATMIPLIESTADSFGGPDAIEPLWWSLALGACLGGNGTLLGASANLTVAAFAEKAKQPIGFLKFMMYAFPIMLLTLAMAHFYIDWRYF